A portion of the Bacteroides faecium genome contains these proteins:
- a CDS encoding DUF6175 family protein, with product MKRIYYVFVLLFFSLNLLGQAKKPELMVVPSLPWCNEKGYVFERTTELGSETLPDYKKALAQDKDLMNVISKIGILMADKGFPLKDLSASIKNMEMINARNAMTLSKNSGAVLTETALDVLKRTAKCDIILEVDWSVNVLGPKKSVTYNLRGIDAYTNMQVAGAQGTGQPSFSAEIPVLVEEAILVNMDNFTSQLQAHFDNLFENGREVSIDINVFDTGAGIDLETEYGENELIDVIEEWLEKHCVKGRFSKAEGSENFAMFNQVRIPMVNENGKAIDTEDFVKELRKMLRKPPYNLVCKVIPSGLGRCQLVIGDK from the coding sequence CGGATATATTATGTATTTGTCCTACTCTTCTTTTCATTGAACTTATTGGGACAAGCAAAGAAACCGGAACTTATGGTCGTTCCCAGTTTACCTTGGTGTAATGAAAAGGGATATGTATTTGAAAGAACGACAGAATTGGGAAGTGAAACGCTTCCGGACTACAAAAAAGCACTGGCGCAGGATAAGGATTTGATGAATGTCATTTCTAAGATAGGTATTTTGATGGCTGATAAAGGATTTCCTTTGAAAGACCTTTCTGCTTCTATAAAAAATATGGAAATGATAAATGCCCGGAATGCCATGACTTTGAGTAAGAATTCGGGTGCCGTGTTGACGGAAACAGCGCTTGATGTTTTGAAACGGACTGCTAAATGTGACATCATTCTGGAAGTTGACTGGAGCGTGAATGTGTTGGGGCCGAAGAAATCGGTAACCTATAATTTGCGCGGGATAGATGCTTACACCAATATGCAGGTTGCAGGTGCACAAGGAACAGGCCAACCCTCTTTTTCGGCCGAGATACCTGTATTGGTCGAAGAAGCCATTCTAGTCAATATGGATAATTTTACTTCACAATTGCAGGCTCACTTCGATAATTTGTTTGAAAATGGTAGGGAAGTCTCTATTGATATAAATGTGTTCGATACGGGAGCGGGTATTGATCTGGAAACCGAGTACGGTGAAAATGAGTTGATTGATGTGATTGAAGAATGGCTGGAAAAGCATTGTGTAAAAGGACGGTTCTCGAAAGCAGAAGGCTCGGAGAATTTTGCCATGTTCAACCAGGTTCGAATTCCAATGGTAAATGAAAATGGCAAAGCGATAGATACGGAAGATTTTGTGAAAGAATTGAGAAAGATGTTGCGCAAGCCACCGTATAATCTTGTTTGTAAGGTAATTCCTTCTGGATTGGGAAGATGTCAATTGGTTATAGGAGATAAATAG
- a CDS encoding WG repeat-containing protein, with protein MNRICWMIVFYLVMGTSILNAQTLIPEQNGKGKWGYVDLDGKKVIDYKFKEAYPFIDGKAKVKKGEKWGYIDTKGKEAIKIKYSEMYEWNGDYCKIAEGGSVKDGILTGAKWGYINRRGDIIMKAEYDEIGLFKDGLAYVMKGGKYGYIDDSFHVFIPCKYTAVGTFNERGYCWVNEGGKFDKKKNKDVVKGGKFGVYKRNGDLVVPVKYKAIGVFDELAPDANPLMASIYNDPEYIKQLRKIRKDGYALMRYTPNIFKFSFDVSSEFDFSKTKEYVESHTKELNESYLEKMSEADRKLAEECGSFELLTYSFLSPKKFSKLSMTENTYIVVSNKFGFSSLNGEMHKYNYHKSNEKFFHKIGIFDGNGTMLLPPDKYDLAYSPNNGFITVAREKKKRVQSNYYTIESGKLLFKDWIDVEVVTPFEKGNAVIATHKEQYLIDKEGRKISKDYSLILPMRESVYVVKNGDKCGIIDSLGHEIISPSYNLISPVSEGLMCAQKNKGGLYGFLDKKGEFVIPAMYESAQSFKYGWASVRTKSGWGEIEPDNKMAVECKWNNTAAKEEWKPKLMWVQKENKGLWYCLSTETNQLAFNAGYTGFRNFNRDFEGVAVVWDKNNKVGCISSDGKVLVPCIMPNGNLAMKAYSQMLNQKMGVWTEIDTYKFMIRNNQERNKCELTGTIENDMWDY; from the coding sequence ATGAATCGTATTTGTTGGATGATTGTTTTCTATCTAGTGATGGGGACATCAATTTTGAATGCGCAAACTCTTATTCCCGAACAAAACGGGAAAGGGAAATGGGGATATGTAGACCTTGACGGCAAGAAAGTAATTGATTACAAATTCAAGGAGGCTTATCCTTTTATAGATGGTAAGGCGAAAGTTAAAAAAGGGGAGAAGTGGGGATATATTGATACAAAAGGCAAAGAGGCAATAAAGATTAAGTACTCGGAGATGTATGAGTGGAATGGCGATTATTGCAAAATTGCGGAAGGCGGAAGTGTAAAAGACGGTATTCTCACCGGCGCAAAATGGGGATATATCAATCGGCGGGGAGATATTATTATGAAAGCTGAGTATGACGAGATTGGTCTGTTTAAGGATGGTCTTGCCTATGTAATGAAAGGCGGAAAATATGGTTATATAGATGATAGTTTCCATGTTTTTATTCCTTGTAAATATACTGCGGTCGGAACCTTCAACGAACGTGGGTATTGTTGGGTAAACGAAGGTGGCAAATTTGATAAGAAAAAGAACAAGGATGTTGTGAAAGGCGGAAAGTTTGGTGTGTACAAACGCAATGGCGACCTTGTCGTTCCTGTAAAATACAAAGCTATCGGAGTTTTTGACGAGTTAGCACCGGATGCGAATCCATTGATGGCTTCAATTTATAATGATCCGGAATACATCAAGCAACTTAGAAAAATAAGGAAAGACGGTTATGCGTTAATGCGGTACACTCCTAATATATTTAAGTTTAGTTTTGATGTATCTTCCGAGTTTGATTTTTCGAAAACGAAAGAATATGTGGAGAGCCATACGAAAGAGTTGAATGAGTCATATCTGGAGAAAATGTCAGAGGCAGACCGGAAATTAGCGGAAGAATGTGGTAGCTTTGAATTATTGACATATAGTTTCCTGTCTCCGAAAAAGTTTAGCAAGTTATCCATGACTGAAAACACTTACATTGTAGTATCTAATAAGTTTGGTTTCTCTAGTCTGAATGGAGAAATGCATAAATATAATTATCATAAGTCGAATGAGAAGTTTTTTCATAAAATAGGCATATTTGATGGGAATGGTACCATGTTGCTGCCACCGGATAAGTATGATTTGGCTTATAGCCCTAATAATGGATTTATTACTGTAGCTCGTGAGAAGAAGAAAAGAGTTCAGTCTAATTATTATACTATAGAATCGGGCAAATTACTTTTTAAGGATTGGATAGACGTTGAGGTAGTCACTCCTTTTGAAAAGGGAAATGCTGTCATCGCTACTCATAAAGAACAATATCTGATAGATAAAGAAGGTCGTAAGATTTCTAAAGATTATAGTTTGATTCTTCCTATGAGGGAGAGCGTATATGTAGTCAAGAATGGTGATAAATGCGGCATTATAGATAGCCTCGGACATGAAATCATATCTCCTTCTTATAATCTGATCAGTCCTGTAAGTGAAGGACTTATGTGTGCACAAAAGAATAAAGGCGGGTTGTATGGATTCCTTGATAAAAAAGGGGAATTTGTTATTCCAGCTATGTACGAATCTGCACAATCATTTAAATATGGTTGGGCTAGCGTGCGAACAAAATCCGGTTGGGGCGAAATAGAACCGGATAATAAGATGGCTGTGGAATGTAAGTGGAATAATACAGCCGCAAAAGAAGAATGGAAACCAAAACTAATGTGGGTGCAGAAAGAAAACAAAGGTTTATGGTACTGCCTGTCAACCGAAACAAACCAATTAGCCTTTAATGCAGGATATACGGGCTTTAGAAACTTTAATAGAGATTTTGAGGGAGTTGCGGTAGTCTGGGACAAGAACAATAAGGTCGGTTGTATTTCTTCTGATGGTAAAGTCTTGGTTCCTTGTATAATGCCAAATGGAAACTTGGCAATGAAGGCTTATTCGCAGATGCTCAATCAAAAGATGGGAGTATGGACAGAAATAGATACTTACAAATTTATGATTAGAAACAATCAGGAGCGCAATAAATGTGAATTGACAGGAACTATTGAAAATGATATGTGGGACTATTAA
- a CDS encoding radical SAM peptide maturase, CXXX-repeat target family — protein MEIKEQDAGWQFGRTKNITFIVTKDCQLACKYCYLVGKNTKERMSWEVARQAVDYILEREEEFREESVVWDFIGGEPFLEIGLIDRICDYIKVELFRRNHHWFNSYRFSFSTNGINYHEEKVQNFIKKNREHLSIGITIDGTEMKHDLNRVYKITDRGSYKDVARNIPLWLEQFPNAGTKVTISSADIPYIKESVLHLYSIGIHEVNINCVFEPVWKQGDEALFEEQLIQLADVIIDGGYYQDYTCSFFTEHIGKPMDCVLDNQNWCGAGMMLAVDAAGNFYPCTRFAQYSLRSKKAWIIGNIHDGIDKNKLRPFLTLDRCTQSAKECIDCEVASGCAWCQGENYDAADTPTIYQRSTAICKMHKARVHANNYYWNKLFRKLELEGECDEFGKRQKMSNNVIC, from the coding sequence ATGGAAATAAAAGAACAAGATGCCGGTTGGCAGTTTGGAAGGACAAAGAATATTACTTTCATTGTCACAAAAGACTGCCAGCTTGCTTGCAAGTACTGTTATCTTGTAGGTAAGAATACAAAAGAACGCATGTCTTGGGAAGTAGCTAGGCAAGCTGTTGACTATATTTTGGAACGGGAAGAAGAATTCCGGGAAGAATCCGTTGTCTGGGATTTTATCGGAGGAGAACCCTTTTTGGAAATAGGTTTGATAGATAGGATATGCGATTATATTAAGGTGGAACTGTTCCGGCGAAACCACCATTGGTTTAACTCTTATCGTTTCTCGTTCTCTACTAATGGCATTAATTACCATGAAGAGAAAGTGCAGAATTTTATCAAGAAGAATAGAGAGCATTTAAGTATCGGCATCACTATAGACGGTACGGAGATGAAACATGACCTGAATCGTGTGTATAAAATAACGGATCGGGGTTCTTATAAAGATGTGGCGCGTAATATACCATTATGGTTGGAACAGTTCCCAAATGCGGGAACGAAAGTAACTATCAGTAGTGCGGACATTCCTTACATTAAAGAAAGTGTTCTCCACCTGTATAGTATTGGCATACACGAAGTTAACATAAACTGTGTTTTTGAACCCGTCTGGAAACAAGGAGATGAGGCTCTTTTTGAGGAACAACTTATACAGTTGGCCGATGTGATTATAGATGGAGGATATTATCAGGATTACACTTGTTCGTTTTTTACAGAACATATAGGCAAACCTATGGATTGTGTACTGGATAATCAGAATTGGTGTGGAGCCGGTATGATGCTTGCTGTGGATGCAGCAGGTAATTTCTATCCTTGTACTCGTTTTGCCCAATACTCTTTGCGCAGTAAGAAAGCATGGATTATCGGAAATATTCATGATGGCATTGACAAAAACAAGCTTCGTCCATTCTTAACTCTTGACCGTTGTACGCAGAGTGCGAAAGAATGTATTGATTGTGAGGTAGCTAGTGGCTGTGCATGGTGTCAAGGTGAGAACTACGATGCTGCCGACACTCCAACTATTTATCAGCGGAGCACTGCTATCTGCAAAATGCACAAGGCACGCGTTCATGCCAATAACTATTACTGGAACAAGCTTTTCCGTAAACTGGAATTGGAGGGTGAGTGTGATGAGTTTGGGAAAAGGCAAAAGATGTCAAACAATGTAATTTGTTAA